The following are encoded together in the Kribbella voronezhensis genome:
- a CDS encoding DUF6760 family protein gives MTYAPEQLYTEVAYVAYHFHWSREEILDLEHPERRRFVDEIAALNTRANSGR, from the coding sequence GTGACGTACGCGCCCGAACAGCTCTACACCGAGGTCGCGTACGTCGCCTACCACTTCCACTGGTCCCGCGAGGAGATCCTCGACCTGGAACACCCCGAACGCCGCCGCTTCGTCGACGAGATCGCCGCACTGAACACCCGCGCCAACTCCGGAAGGTGA
- a CDS encoding phage tail protein — MALPDMDSGVGHSFGLEFDGIQIKSITEISGLKMEQDVIELKENGADGKYVIKKLPGRWKAPEITLTRGLSSDTSFDKWIKDSQFGKMGAVRKGGAIIVYDYEGAPLKRYKLTNAWPKSLEIGTMKAGDTSVMTEKLVVTCERLEVE, encoded by the coding sequence ATGGCTCTTCCGGACATGGACTCCGGTGTCGGTCACTCCTTCGGACTGGAGTTCGACGGCATCCAGATCAAGAGCATCACCGAGATCAGCGGCCTGAAGATGGAACAGGACGTGATCGAGCTCAAGGAGAACGGTGCCGACGGCAAGTATGTGATCAAGAAGCTGCCCGGCCGCTGGAAGGCGCCGGAGATCACCCTGACCCGCGGCCTGTCGTCGGACACGAGTTTCGACAAGTGGATCAAGGACTCGCAGTTCGGCAAGATGGGCGCGGTCCGCAAGGGCGGCGCGATCATCGTGTACGACTACGAAGGCGCGCCACTGAAGCGGTACAAGCTCACCAACGCGTGGCCGAAGAGTCTCGAGATCGGCACGATGAAGGCCGGTGACACCTCGGTGATGACCGAGAAACTGGTCGTCACCTGCGAGCGGCTCGAGGTGGAGTGA
- a CDS encoding phage tail sheath family protein: MPTYLSPGVYVEEVESGARPLEGVGTAVAAFVGLAEDGPFNQATLVSNWTAFTDTFGGFVAGSYLAQAVYGYFLNGGGNCYVVRIGGGADAADGKGARGRKELPAGPQAMLGRFRVVALDAAQAPGEVSVEIADAGGENPSEDMFKIVVKQNGTQVEEFDRLTVSRGKTNVATVVNANSKLIKIEEITGAALEKPAHGEVALNAPPPAPAVPSPRLTAEDYVGDVSDRTGFGGLEAVDEITMLCVPDLMSAYQQGSIDLETVQAVQLAMLAHCELMGDRIAILDSPPGLNAQQVKEWLVDKAGYDSAFGALYYPWVKTADPATGQLGFMPPCGHMAGIWGRNDDTRGVHKAPANEIIRGAVSLEVQITKAEHDLLNPVGINVLRTFPGRGNRVWGARTLSSDPAWRYLNVRRLFNYLEESILSGTNWVVFEPNDEALWARVRRTISAFLVNEWRNGALFGQTPDDAFFVKCDAETNPAEGIDAGQVVCEIGVAPVKPAEFVIFRLSQFSGGTSLVSE, translated from the coding sequence ATGCCGACGTACCTGTCACCAGGTGTGTATGTGGAGGAAGTCGAATCGGGCGCCCGCCCGCTCGAGGGTGTCGGTACGGCGGTGGCCGCGTTTGTCGGGCTCGCCGAGGACGGACCCTTCAACCAAGCGACGCTGGTCAGCAACTGGACCGCGTTCACGGATACGTTCGGCGGCTTCGTGGCCGGCTCGTATCTGGCGCAGGCCGTCTACGGGTATTTCCTGAACGGCGGCGGGAACTGTTACGTCGTACGGATCGGCGGTGGAGCGGATGCCGCCGACGGCAAGGGTGCGCGAGGGCGCAAGGAGCTGCCGGCCGGGCCGCAGGCGATGCTGGGACGGTTCCGGGTGGTCGCGCTCGACGCGGCCCAGGCGCCGGGCGAGGTGAGTGTCGAGATCGCCGACGCCGGCGGGGAGAACCCGTCCGAGGACATGTTCAAGATCGTGGTCAAGCAGAACGGCACCCAGGTCGAGGAGTTCGACCGGCTGACCGTGTCGCGCGGCAAGACCAACGTCGCCACCGTGGTGAACGCGAACTCGAAGCTGATCAAGATCGAGGAAATCACCGGCGCCGCGCTGGAGAAGCCGGCGCACGGCGAGGTCGCGCTCAACGCGCCGCCGCCTGCGCCCGCAGTACCGTCGCCGCGGTTGACCGCCGAGGACTATGTCGGTGACGTGTCCGACCGGACCGGTTTCGGTGGGCTGGAAGCCGTCGACGAGATCACCATGCTCTGCGTGCCGGACCTGATGAGCGCGTACCAGCAGGGCTCGATCGACCTCGAGACCGTCCAGGCGGTCCAGCTGGCGATGCTGGCCCACTGCGAGTTGATGGGCGACCGGATCGCGATCCTCGACTCGCCGCCCGGGCTCAACGCCCAGCAGGTGAAGGAGTGGCTGGTCGACAAGGCCGGCTACGACTCGGCCTTCGGCGCGCTCTACTACCCGTGGGTCAAGACGGCCGATCCCGCCACCGGGCAGCTCGGTTTCATGCCGCCCTGTGGGCACATGGCCGGGATCTGGGGTCGCAACGACGACACCCGCGGCGTCCACAAGGCGCCCGCGAACGAGATCATCCGGGGCGCCGTGAGCCTCGAAGTACAGATCACCAAGGCCGAGCACGACCTGCTCAACCCGGTCGGCATCAACGTACTGCGAACCTTCCCCGGCCGCGGCAACCGCGTCTGGGGAGCCCGGACGCTGTCGTCCGACCCGGCCTGGCGCTACCTGAACGTCCGACGGCTGTTCAACTACCTCGAGGAGTCGATCCTCAGCGGCACCAACTGGGTCGTGTTCGAACCGAACGACGAGGCGCTGTGGGCCCGCGTACGCCGTACGATCTCCGCCTTCCTGGTGAACGAGTGGCGCAACGGCGCCTTGTTCGGTCAGACGCCGGACGACGCGTTCTTCGTCAAGTGCGACGCGGAGACGAACCCGGCCGAGGGGATCGACGCCGGCCAGGTGGTCTGCGAGATCGGGGTCGCGCCGGTGAAGCCGGCCGAGTTCGTCATCTTCCGGCTGTCCCAGTTCTCCGGCGGCACCAGCCTGGTCAGCGAGTGA
- a CDS encoding eCIS core domain-containing protein, protein MREHGFDAEEAALRPKAGRVEEQVSEHVGKAAAEGRTDVLGGRGMLGLQRAVGNSGVTAMVEEERSPVHDVVSSGGRPLEPEVRGEMEGRLGHDFSDVRVHDDSAAHDSAKAVNAHAYTVGSNVVFQRDKYDPGSADGKTMLAHELTHVVQQRSGPVDGSSAPGGIKVSDPSDRFEREASANAERVMAGPAPMAVSAPGVQRHAEDETDVQRHEEHEEDVQRAEAPAEEEKEEEVQGAFVQRDEEEGKEEEE, encoded by the coding sequence ATGCGTGAGCACGGGTTCGATGCCGAGGAAGCTGCGTTGCGGCCGAAGGCTGGGCGGGTTGAGGAGCAGGTGTCCGAGCATGTGGGGAAGGCTGCTGCTGAAGGGCGCACCGATGTGCTCGGCGGACGCGGGATGTTGGGCTTGCAGCGGGCGGTGGGGAACAGCGGGGTGACGGCGATGGTGGAGGAGGAACGGTCGCCGGTGCATGACGTTGTTTCGTCTGGGGGACGGCCGTTGGAGCCTGAGGTGCGCGGGGAGATGGAAGGGCGGTTGGGACACGACTTCTCGGATGTGCGGGTGCATGACGACTCGGCGGCGCACGATTCGGCGAAGGCGGTGAATGCGCATGCGTACACCGTGGGGAGCAATGTGGTGTTCCAGCGGGACAAGTACGACCCGGGGTCGGCTGACGGGAAGACGATGCTGGCGCATGAGTTGACGCATGTGGTGCAGCAGCGGAGCGGGCCGGTGGACGGGTCGTCCGCGCCGGGCGGGATCAAGGTGAGTGACCCGTCGGACCGGTTCGAGCGCGAGGCTTCGGCCAACGCCGAGCGGGTGATGGCGGGGCCGGCACCGATGGCTGTCAGTGCGCCTGGAGTCCAACGGCACGCCGAGGACGAGACCGACGTGCAGCGGCACGAGGAGCACGAAGAGGACGTCCAGCGCGCCGAAGCGCCGGCTGAGGAGGAGAAGGAAGAAGAGGTCCAGGGCGCATTCGTCCAGCGCGATGAGGAAGAGGGCAAGGAAGAAGAGGAGTAG
- a CDS encoding phage tail protein, translated as MAGARPTGPSVKADVSDALAEGRRRAAGDRPERAAVPPARAAVPPGLLALQRKAGNAAVNALLAGKLKSPGGDAAGEIDAALVEIQREEPAIDTVEKGLKAAKAAGVPVDLEGPKPPASALAVTTTGFGPESVAPKKPVPPPKPVPAVSPLGKAAAKPVKPRGGKGGKSSGGGGAAGGGGASAGGGGAGAAGPAPLSGAQVLEPPVPPTGVRPEQDPAFTGVTGHVKGFAKAKRAHPPAASKAKEAQDAALAPTDDLTGQAKAAKADTMDAQQAGTFDKKAFIAAVKTAIEAKSPKTLKEADDYKESGKAGEVKGEIKGMVGQGKEGQAKDIETATAAPPDMSKGVAKPVTPMETEDPGSAAAIPAAGAAPKVAPPEQTNLAAGKYQANQEMAEGEVTDQQLAQSNEPQFQGALADKQTAAAHADTAPAAFRAEEQQVIQQHKTEAAAETKTGVAGMQGSKAAALAKIVADKGKTKSKDEAKRAEVTTKIQSIFTAAETDVKATLDSIDPLVDAEFEKGEKQARTAFENYVAAKMSAYKEDRYGGWLGGLRWAKDKLVGMPDKVNEFYVAGRELYLQQMNGVISRVADIVGAGLTKAKARIAAGRSEIAAYVKSLPADLQKVGSEASKEIGEKFADLEGEVDSKQDALVDSLATKYSEARKGLDERIEELQAENKGLVDKAIGAIKAVINTIRELVGMLKNVLARVAGVVGDIVKNPVGFLSNLIDGVKGGILKFKDNILDHLRKGLMSWLFGALAEGGVTLPDKFDVRGILQLLLSLFGLTWANIRNRLVKQVGEPAMTAMEKGVEIFQKLRSEGIAGLWQMLIEKLGDIKEMILEQVKDFVITKIITAGITWLIGLLNPAAAFIKACKLIYDVVMFFVNNGSRILKFVNTVIDSVADIVKGNVSGVVNKINDVLGQMVPIIIGFLASVIGLGGIGQKIREIVEKLQKPVNKALDFVIKTGLKLAGPVIRGLKGLGKKAKAKIAAGKAYVKGKVESGKEWAKGKVSAAKERLTGGDIKTAVKDATNLLKAPKATVSSVRSGLAALRQRHGLRSADVVPGTTPGTFHVHVQREDADTPTVPLEEAADSQHAATLWEEVSEQTSRDAMAGFQNWRQPRRGEAVGQNRAVPIRLSEISARRIRSSGDRWIAAAPGVTSDQKRTAGERFHRLVDAAVATREEVTLYRRLREAASAIQALYGGRDVFSLDVEHLDEVGQNRDLYPRTSISRRFARIANAIRDGGAAGSVERQIVERARNAGEARQIARLYAEQQIELELGDTVRSTGGHEEPVDLDLEIIDTDVHAQITARRAASRR; from the coding sequence ATGGCCGGCGCGCGCCCGACGGGTCCCTCTGTGAAGGCCGACGTCAGCGACGCCCTCGCCGAAGGCCGGCGACGGGCCGCTGGCGATCGCCCGGAGCGTGCTGCCGTTCCACCGGCGCGTGCTGCCGTTCCACCGGGGCTGCTGGCGTTGCAGCGGAAGGCCGGCAATGCCGCGGTGAACGCGTTGCTCGCCGGGAAGCTCAAGTCACCTGGTGGCGACGCGGCCGGGGAGATCGACGCGGCGCTGGTGGAGATCCAGCGTGAGGAGCCGGCCATCGACACGGTCGAGAAGGGGCTGAAGGCGGCGAAGGCGGCCGGCGTACCGGTTGATCTCGAAGGTCCGAAGCCGCCGGCTTCGGCGCTCGCGGTGACCACGACCGGGTTCGGGCCGGAGTCCGTCGCGCCGAAGAAGCCGGTGCCGCCGCCGAAGCCGGTACCGGCTGTCAGTCCGTTGGGGAAGGCCGCTGCCAAGCCGGTCAAGCCTCGCGGTGGCAAGGGCGGTAAGTCGAGCGGCGGTGGGGGTGCGGCTGGCGGGGGTGGAGCAAGTGCTGGTGGCGGTGGGGCTGGGGCTGCTGGGCCGGCGCCACTGTCGGGTGCGCAGGTGCTGGAGCCGCCGGTGCCGCCTACCGGCGTACGGCCTGAGCAGGATCCTGCCTTCACTGGTGTCACCGGACATGTGAAGGGGTTTGCGAAGGCGAAGCGGGCGCATCCGCCGGCGGCCTCGAAGGCGAAGGAGGCGCAGGACGCCGCGCTGGCGCCGACCGATGACCTCACCGGCCAGGCCAAGGCGGCCAAAGCCGACACGATGGATGCCCAGCAGGCGGGAACGTTCGACAAGAAGGCGTTCATCGCGGCGGTGAAGACAGCGATCGAGGCCAAGTCGCCGAAGACGCTCAAGGAGGCCGACGACTACAAGGAGTCCGGCAAGGCCGGGGAGGTCAAGGGCGAGATCAAGGGGATGGTCGGCCAGGGCAAGGAGGGGCAGGCCAAGGACATCGAGACCGCCACCGCCGCACCGCCGGACATGTCCAAGGGCGTGGCCAAACCGGTCACACCGATGGAGACCGAGGATCCAGGCTCGGCGGCCGCGATCCCGGCCGCCGGGGCCGCGCCGAAGGTGGCGCCGCCCGAACAGACCAACCTGGCTGCCGGTAAGTACCAGGCCAACCAGGAGATGGCCGAGGGCGAGGTCACCGACCAGCAGTTGGCGCAGTCGAACGAGCCGCAGTTCCAGGGCGCGCTCGCCGACAAGCAGACCGCGGCGGCGCATGCCGATACGGCACCCGCCGCGTTCCGTGCCGAGGAGCAGCAGGTCATCCAGCAGCACAAGACCGAAGCGGCGGCCGAGACCAAGACCGGCGTGGCCGGGATGCAGGGATCGAAGGCGGCCGCGCTCGCCAAGATCGTCGCCGACAAGGGCAAGACGAAATCCAAGGACGAGGCGAAGCGCGCCGAGGTCACCACCAAGATCCAGAGCATCTTCACTGCCGCCGAGACGGACGTGAAGGCGACCCTGGACAGCATCGATCCGCTGGTGGACGCCGAGTTCGAGAAGGGTGAGAAGCAGGCCCGGACCGCCTTCGAGAACTACGTGGCGGCCAAGATGTCGGCGTACAAGGAAGACCGGTACGGCGGCTGGCTCGGCGGACTGCGCTGGGCCAAGGACAAGCTGGTCGGGATGCCGGACAAGGTCAACGAGTTCTACGTGGCCGGCCGGGAACTGTATCTGCAGCAGATGAACGGCGTGATCTCGCGGGTGGCCGACATCGTCGGGGCCGGACTGACCAAGGCGAAGGCCCGGATCGCGGCCGGCCGGAGCGAGATCGCGGCGTACGTCAAGAGCCTGCCCGCCGACCTGCAGAAGGTCGGGTCCGAGGCGTCGAAGGAGATCGGCGAGAAGTTCGCGGACCTGGAGGGCGAGGTCGACTCCAAGCAGGACGCGCTGGTCGACTCGCTGGCGACGAAGTACAGCGAGGCCCGCAAGGGACTGGACGAGCGGATCGAGGAACTGCAGGCTGAGAACAAGGGCCTGGTGGACAAGGCGATCGGCGCGATCAAGGCCGTCATCAACACGATCCGCGAGCTCGTCGGGATGCTGAAGAACGTGCTGGCCCGGGTGGCCGGCGTGGTCGGCGACATCGTCAAGAACCCGGTCGGCTTCCTGTCCAACCTGATCGACGGGGTCAAGGGCGGCATCCTCAAGTTCAAGGACAATATCCTCGACCACCTGCGCAAGGGGCTGATGAGCTGGCTGTTCGGCGCGCTGGCCGAGGGTGGGGTGACGCTGCCGGACAAGTTCGACGTGCGCGGCATCCTGCAGTTGCTGCTGTCGCTGTTCGGGCTGACCTGGGCGAACATTCGCAACCGGTTGGTCAAGCAGGTCGGTGAGCCGGCGATGACGGCGATGGAGAAGGGCGTCGAGATCTTCCAGAAGCTTCGCAGCGAAGGGATCGCGGGGCTGTGGCAGATGCTGATCGAGAAGCTCGGGGACATCAAGGAGATGATCCTGGAGCAGGTGAAGGACTTCGTCATCACCAAGATCATCACCGCCGGTATCACCTGGCTGATCGGGCTGCTGAACCCGGCGGCCGCCTTCATCAAGGCCTGCAAGCTGATCTACGACGTGGTGATGTTCTTCGTCAACAACGGCAGCCGGATCCTGAAGTTCGTCAACACCGTGATCGACTCGGTGGCCGACATCGTCAAGGGCAACGTCTCCGGCGTCGTCAACAAGATCAACGACGTCCTCGGCCAGATGGTCCCCATCATCATCGGCTTCCTCGCCAGCGTCATCGGCCTGGGCGGCATCGGCCAGAAGATCCGCGAGATCGTAGAAAAACTCCAGAAACCGGTCAACAAGGCCCTCGACTTCGTCATCAAAACCGGCCTGAAACTGGCCGGCCCGGTCATCCGAGGCCTCAAGGGCCTGGGCAAGAAGGCCAAGGCCAAGATCGCCGCCGGCAAGGCCTACGTCAAAGGCAAGGTCGAATCCGGCAAGGAATGGGCCAAGGGAAAGGTCAGCGCCGCCAAGGAGCGGCTCACAGGGGGTGACATCAAGACGGCGGTGAAGGACGCCACGAACCTGTTGAAGGCGCCGAAGGCGACCGTGTCCTCGGTGCGCAGCGGTCTCGCCGCCCTGCGTCAGCGACACGGGCTGCGATCCGCAGACGTGGTGCCAGGAACCACCCCCGGTACGTTCCACGTTCACGTCCAGCGTGAGGACGCCGATACACCCACGGTGCCGCTGGAGGAGGCCGCGGATTCCCAGCACGCCGCCACCCTCTGGGAGGAAGTCTCCGAACAGACAAGTCGCGACGCCATGGCGGGTTTCCAGAACTGGCGGCAACCGCGACGTGGCGAAGCGGTCGGCCAGAACCGGGCGGTGCCCATCCGGCTCAGTGAAATCTCGGCCCGGCGGATCAGATCTTCCGGTGATCGGTGGATTGCCGCGGCGCCGGGTGTCACCTCTGATCAGAAGCGGACCGCGGGCGAGCGCTTCCATCGGCTGGTCGACGCGGCCGTCGCAACGAGGGAGGAAGTGACGTTGTACCGGCGGCTCCGGGAAGCAGCGTCAGCGATCCAGGCGCTGTACGGCGGCCGGGACGTGTTCTCGCTCGATGTCGAGCATCTCGACGAAGTCGGCCAGAACCGCGACCTCTATCCGCGGACCTCCATCTCGCGGAGGTTCGCGCGGATAGCCAACGCGATCCGCGATGGCGGTGCGGCCGGTTCGGTCGAACGGCAGATCGTCGAACGCGCCCGTAATGCCGGCGAAGCGCGGCAGATCGCCCGGCTCTATGCCGAGCAGCAGATCGAGCTGGAACTCGGCGACACGGTGCGATCCACCGGCGGACATGAGGAGCCGGTCGATCTCGATCTGGAGATCATCGACACAGACGTCCATGCTCAGATCACAGCTCGCCGCGCGGCGAGCCGCAGATAG
- a CDS encoding ATP-binding protein: MTAQGLDYLLARLGLVEDRIRALVARRRADDPSMDDPFRGLYVNDELVDRLLSGQAHTAVVDETALAALERSADEYIAEGNVIRLRRLAAVAGLTALDTELLVIALLPDLDSRFERLYGYLNDDVTRRRPSVGLALELAGASSMSSVARGRLTASGPLVDRGLLIVEDPERPFLTRAIRVPDRVAAHLLGDDLPDHRLVPMLEELTAYKTDASADLGRSLAAGVRLVHLREHEAGTGQSIAAAALAAAGRGVVAVDLRLMARDSDPLGLAVIAGREALLQHAGLVVGPVEALAESSLESLHRLSRWEVPVLFIGTTTWDPRWSPETPLTVDAPVLGAHDRIELWREHLQESELDPEILASHLALGPGQVRNVFKTAAASALLAGTAITADDLRRGVRAQNAAGLERLARRIEPEVGWDDLVLAPAVRRALQGLAARARHRDTVLTDWRMRRGGGRGRGVTALFAGDSGTGKTMSAEVIATELGLDLYTVNLATVVDKYVGETEKNLERIFSEAGGVNAVLFFDEADAIFGKRSDVRDAHDRYANIESAYLLQRLESFDGLAILATNLRANIDDAFTRRLDAIIDFPAPTPDLRLRLWQQCLAPPLPLGDDLDLPFCAEAFELAGGNIRSASVSAAYLAAESGQPVRMADVIAAVGQEYRKLGRLVLEREFGQYYALLDGPTLG; this comes from the coding sequence GTGACCGCGCAAGGGCTGGACTATCTTCTGGCGCGCCTGGGCCTGGTCGAGGACCGGATCCGGGCGCTCGTGGCGCGGCGCCGTGCGGACGACCCGTCGATGGACGACCCGTTCCGCGGCCTGTACGTCAACGACGAACTCGTCGACCGGCTGCTCAGCGGACAGGCGCACACGGCTGTTGTCGACGAAACGGCTCTGGCAGCACTGGAACGGTCGGCTGACGAATACATTGCCGAGGGCAACGTCATTAGGTTGCGCCGGCTGGCCGCGGTCGCGGGACTGACGGCGCTGGACACCGAGTTGCTGGTGATCGCGCTACTGCCTGACCTGGACAGCCGGTTCGAGCGGCTCTACGGCTATCTCAACGACGATGTGACCCGGCGGCGGCCGAGTGTCGGCCTGGCCCTGGAACTCGCCGGTGCCTCGTCGATGTCGTCGGTGGCGCGCGGCCGGTTGACGGCGAGTGGGCCGCTCGTGGATCGCGGACTGCTGATCGTCGAGGATCCGGAGCGGCCGTTCCTGACCCGGGCGATCCGGGTCCCGGACCGGGTTGCCGCGCATCTGCTCGGTGACGACCTGCCCGACCATCGGCTGGTGCCGATGCTGGAGGAGCTGACCGCGTACAAGACCGATGCGAGCGCGGATCTCGGCCGGAGCCTGGCGGCCGGCGTACGGCTGGTTCATCTGCGCGAGCACGAGGCCGGTACCGGGCAATCCATCGCGGCGGCAGCGTTGGCGGCTGCCGGGCGGGGCGTCGTGGCGGTTGATCTGCGGTTGATGGCTCGCGACTCCGATCCACTCGGGCTGGCGGTGATCGCCGGCCGGGAGGCCTTGTTGCAGCACGCGGGGCTGGTCGTCGGGCCGGTGGAGGCGTTGGCAGAGTCGTCGCTGGAATCGCTGCACCGGTTGAGCCGCTGGGAGGTCCCGGTCCTGTTCATCGGTACGACGACGTGGGATCCGCGGTGGAGTCCGGAGACGCCGTTGACCGTGGATGCGCCAGTGCTCGGTGCGCATGACCGGATCGAGCTCTGGCGCGAACACTTGCAGGAGTCCGAACTCGATCCCGAGATCCTGGCTTCCCATCTCGCGCTCGGCCCTGGACAGGTGCGGAACGTCTTCAAGACCGCGGCCGCGTCGGCGCTGCTGGCGGGCACCGCGATCACCGCAGACGACCTGCGCCGCGGCGTACGGGCTCAGAACGCTGCTGGGCTCGAGCGGCTGGCTCGAAGGATCGAGCCGGAGGTCGGGTGGGACGACCTCGTCCTTGCTCCGGCGGTTCGGCGGGCGCTGCAGGGATTGGCTGCTCGGGCTCGGCATCGCGACACGGTGTTGACCGATTGGCGGATGCGGCGTGGTGGGGGACGTGGGCGTGGCGTGACCGCCTTGTTCGCGGGCGATTCCGGCACTGGTAAGACGATGTCCGCCGAAGTGATCGCCACTGAGTTGGGGCTGGATCTCTACACGGTGAACCTGGCGACCGTGGTCGACAAGTACGTGGGTGAGACCGAGAAGAATTTAGAGCGGATCTTCAGCGAGGCTGGTGGCGTTAACGCCGTACTGTTCTTCGACGAGGCGGACGCGATCTTCGGCAAGCGCAGCGACGTCCGGGACGCGCACGACCGGTACGCCAACATCGAGAGCGCCTACCTCCTGCAGCGGCTGGAGAGCTTCGACGGACTGGCGATCCTGGCGACCAACCTGCGGGCCAACATCGACGACGCGTTCACCCGGCGGCTCGACGCGATCATCGACTTCCCGGCGCCCACGCCCGACCTGCGGCTCCGGCTCTGGCAACAGTGCCTGGCACCACCGCTGCCACTCGGTGACGACCTGGACCTCCCGTTCTGTGCGGAGGCCTTTGAACTTGCCGGAGGCAACATTCGGTCGGCCTCGGTCAGCGCTGCCTACCTGGCGGCAGAATCCGGCCAGCCGGTGCGGATGGCCGACGTGATCGCGGCGGTCGGCCAGGAGTACCGCAAACTCGGCCGGCTCGTCCTCGAACGCGAATTCGGCCAGTACTACGCGTTGCTCGACGGACCCACCCTCGGCTGA
- a CDS encoding DUF4255 domain-containing protein: protein MIQEVDSALQTLIQREAIGARDVEVVFDAPTKEWSSRRNAPTIDVYLYDIREDLRRRERGLLNEYDAEQRITARHLPPRYFKLSYLVTAWTQRPEDEHRLLSGLLSCFLRHEALPTDLLTGPLAELGLSVPVSIALPPPEDRSFADVWSALGGELKPSLDLVVCAPTPTGRVYEAATLVDQPPRVSMGGTDGWPPREVAGRSTANEPQRPNPRRPRKRTG, encoded by the coding sequence GTGATCCAAGAGGTGGACTCTGCGCTGCAGACTCTGATCCAGCGCGAAGCGATCGGCGCGCGGGACGTCGAGGTGGTGTTCGACGCCCCCACCAAGGAGTGGTCGAGCCGTCGCAACGCACCCACGATCGACGTGTACCTCTACGACATCCGCGAAGACCTGCGCCGCCGCGAGCGCGGTCTGCTGAACGAGTACGACGCGGAGCAGCGGATCACCGCACGCCACCTGCCCCCGCGGTACTTCAAGCTGTCCTATCTGGTGACGGCCTGGACGCAGCGGCCCGAGGACGAGCACCGGCTGCTGTCCGGACTGCTCTCCTGCTTCCTCCGGCACGAGGCGCTGCCCACAGACCTGCTCACTGGACCGCTGGCCGAGCTGGGTCTCTCGGTGCCGGTCTCCATCGCGCTGCCGCCGCCGGAAGATCGTTCCTTTGCCGACGTCTGGTCCGCCCTCGGCGGAGAACTCAAACCGTCCCTGGACCTCGTGGTCTGCGCGCCGACCCCGACCGGTCGCGTCTACGAGGCGGCCACGCTGGTCGATCAGCCGCCACGGGTGTCGATGGGTGGGACGGACGGCTGGCCGCCCCGCGAAGTGGCAGGACGCAGTACTGCGAACGAGCCGCAGCGACCCAATCCCCGGCGGCCACGCAAGAGGACCGGGTGA